DNA sequence from the Myxosarcina sp. GI1 genome:
CGTCGCGGTATTCTTTGTGAATTTGATTATTATCCAATAGAATACGAACCTTCCGATGAAGACAAAAGTAAAATACAATCTCTTTACAGAACTCAGCAAGCAAAGAAGAAAGCTGGTAAACCCATGTCAAAAACAGATTTCTGGAATGCTTTAGCAAGAGTTCACAAAGTTTCTACAGCTAAACTACCTTATTTTGAGCAATTTATCGTTAATAACTTAGAGATACTAGAAAAGTGCATAATTTTTGTGGAAGAAATGAGGTATGGAGACAAAGCAATTGCAATAATACACAAATATATTCACAATTTCCATACTTATTATTCTCAAGAAAATCAACAAAAATTACTTGATTTTGCAGATGGCAAAATTTCTTGTTTAATTACTTGTGATAAACTTTCTCAAGGTATAGATATTCAATCTCTCCAGACAGTAATTTTGTTTTCGTCTGACAGAGCTAAATTAAAAACAATTCAGAGAATAGGGCGTTGTTTACGTAAAGACCCGAATAATCCTCGTAAAAAAGCTATCGTAGTTGATTTAGTACGCAATCAGGACGAAAATAAGACAGAATTAAATAGCGACCAAGCTCGTAAAGAGTGGTTGACTGGTTTATCAAAAATTCGTTGTGAATTTGATTAGTTATGGCATTGGATGAAAAAGTTAAAAAATCAGTAATGGAAGCAGTATCTCAAAATAATCAGTCGGAAAGCGTTGCCAGAAAAATTATTAATTTGCTGGAGGAATTATCTAATGGAACGGTAAATTTAAACAATCAAGATAGTATCAAGGACTATTTAAAAGTTATTTTAGAAGCGATAAATATCGAGCATTAAAATTATTATGACTGTTAAACTTAATATTTTAGGATGGTCGGCTTCTAATTTACGTTGTCCAGACCACGAAATATCTTTATGTCCTCCAAATACTCAGATTCCGTACAAGGCAACATTTATCCAAATGCCCAATGGAACTGGAAAAACCACTACCTTACAACTTTTGCGGGCTACTTTATCTGGTTCGGCGCAGAAATGGACATCCGAGCAAATAGCAGAATTTCGTAATAATACTAATCTTGCTGAATCTGGTTCTTTTATTGTTAGATTATCGCTCAATGACAAGCTACTGACATTTGAACTCAGATTTGATTTCCAGCGAGAAAAGATAGAGTACAAAACTACTTATAATTCTGGTATCCAAAATGGATTTTTTCCACCATCTGTTATCAAAAAGTTTTTAAATATAGAATTTGTTAGTTTATTTATTTTTGATGGGGAGTTGGCGCGTAACTTGCTAGATGACAAACAGACCCGCGCTCGTGATGCTATTGATGCTTTATTTCAACTATCTTTATTTGACGATGTTAGTAGTCAGTTTCAGATCAATTGGGAGAATCATTCGGCAAACACAACTTCTACTACAGAACAAGGATTAAATCGCAGAAGAAATAAGTTAGAAGGTTTGAAGCGAAGAAAAAAAGAGATAAAAGCTAAACAAAAAGAATTACATTTACTTCGGTCTCAATTAAAAATAGATCTTCAAAAAGCAGAAGAAGAATATGAGGCTGCTTTTAATAAAGATAAAAATTTGGGAGCAAAACTTAAAAATACAAAAGAAGAGTTAGAGCGAGCAGTGATAGCAGTAAATTTTGAACTGCAACAAAGTATTGAAGAAATGCGTAATCCACAAAAACTAGTTCCTAACTTTGGCTTGGAGCTTTTAAATCTAAAAGATAATTTAGATAGTTTAAAATTACCCACATCTACTTCACAGCAGTTCTTTGATGAATTAGCTCGTGCATCAAAATGTGTCTGCGGTCGTCCTATGGATGAAATATCGAGTCAGAAAGTTCGAGAACGAGCAAGTCAATATCTAGCGGAAGACGAAGTTGCAGCATTAAATATTATCAAGTCTAATATTGCTAAATATTGTAATAAAAACACAGAAAAATTTTCTTTACAGCTAAAAGAACAACTAGAACGGCTAGGAAACTCTGTTAGATTACGAGATACTAAAAGTACTGAAATATCCGCAATAGAAAAACACCGTATAGAGCAGGGGGACTCAGAAATAGAAGATAAACAATATAAAAAAGAAAAGCTGAAATCAAATTTGCAAGCTTATGAAGAGCAACTAAGTGAAATAGAAAGAGTTGCCCTAAGCAATCCTAAAGATGACACCAAATGTTTAAAAGAACTAGATAGATTAATAAAACAAGCAGAGGCTGATGTAGCAGAAGCAAGCAATACGATAAATTTGCTTAAAAGAACAAAAATAATCCAAGCGATATTAACTCAGGCTCATAAACAAGCTAGAGAAAAGCTACGGAGATATATGATTGATGGAACTAATCAACGTATATCTCAACTTTTAACTCGCAATCCTGTCGTTTTAGATGATATTCAAAATTCGCTTCGACTAAGAAACCGTAAAAGAGGAAGTGAAGGTCAAACTTTGTCCGTTGCTTATGCTTTCCTGGCAACTATTTTTGACCAAAGTACTTATAAGTTACCTTTTATTGTTGATAGTCCCGCTATTTCTCTCGATCTCAATGTTAGAAGAGAAGTAGCAGGCTTTATTCCTTCTTTATTCGATCAATTTTTTGCTTTCACTATTTCAAGCGAGAGAAATGGATTTATTGATACTTTGCATAAAACAGTAGATGGAGAAGTTAACTACATTACACTATTTAGCAAAGTTACCCAAACAAAGCATCTTTGGCAAAACCAAGATGACAGTCTTGTTACTGAAACAAGCAATGGAATATTGGTTGAAGGAAAAGAGTTTTTTGAACAATTCGATTTAGAGCAGGAGATATAGTCAAATTGGGATTTG
Encoded proteins:
- a CDS encoding CxC ATPase DNA modification system associated small protein; protein product: MALDEKVKKSVMEAVSQNNQSESVARKIINLLEELSNGTVNLNNQDSIKDYLKVILEAINIEH